The Kiritimatiellaceae bacterium genome includes the window GAGCGCCATCGATTTCAATTTTCAGCCCTTTTTTCAGTTCGGATACTTCGTACATGGTTTTCTCCTGGGAAAATTAAGCGGCGGATTATCCATAAATCACTGGAAAAGGAAAGGGATTTTTCGCGTCAGGCGGACTCGTCGCCGGAAGCAATTCTAAGCTTTTCAATCCGGTAGCGCAGGATGCGGCGGGTGGTGCCAAGAACCTTCGCGGCGCGGGTCTGAACGCCGTCAGCATGCTGCAAGGCTTTCTCAATCAGGCGGCGCTCAAAATCCTCAAGAACTTTTTTCATAGGCCGACCGTCCGGCTCCGCCACGAAGGGACGGCGGGCCAGTTCGCGCTTGAGTCCGGCAACCTGATACTTCAAGTCGTTCAGGTGCAGTGCGCGGGCGACAACCAGGCGGAGTTCGTCGATGTCGAACGGTTTACGAATAAAATCGGACGCCCCCAGTTCGAGCGCTTTAAGGACCGGTTTGATGGAGGCCGCGCCGCTGATCATAACCACCGGCAGTTGCGGGTGTGTGTGGCGCACAATCTGCAGAAACTCGACTCCGTTGGCCCCGGGCAGAATAATGTCGAGAAGCATCACGTCGGGCTCCTGCTGTTGAAGCAGGACAGCGGCCTCTTCAGCGGAGAGCGCCGTGCTGATTTCGTAAAGCCCGCCGAAAACTACACGTAGCGATTCGAGCAGATGAAGGTCGTCGTCCACGATAAGAAGCTTTTTCATGCGGCGCCGCCTTCCCCGCCGTCGAGCGCGGGCAGTGAAAGACGCACAACCGTTCCGGTTGCGCCGCTATCAATAGCAACCAGTCCGCCGTGATCAATCATCGTGCGCCGGACAATCGGAAGCCCCAGCCCTACGCCGCGCGCCTTGGTGGTGCAGAAAGGCGAAAAAACCTTTTCGTGCTGATCGGCAGGAATACCGGTGCCGTTATCGCACACTTCAATGATAACGGCGGAACGTCCGGTGCCGATTTCGCCCGCAAAAGCTTTGAGCGAAACTTTCGGCTGCGCGACACCTTCGACCGCTGTGAAAGCGTTATGCAGAAGGCGGGAAATGGAATCGGCCAGAACATCAATATCGCCTTCAATGGACGGCAGTCCGGACTCCACTTCAACGCCGACTTCTTTCGGAACTGCATCGCCGTT containing:
- a CDS encoding DNA-binding response regulator, with protein sequence MKKLLIVDDDLHLLESLRVVFGGLYEISTALSAEEAAVLLQQQEPDVMLLDIILPGANGVEFLQIVRHTHPQLPVVMISGAASIKPVLKALELGASDFIRKPFDIDELRLVVARALHLNDLKYQVAGLKRELARRPFVAEPDGRPMKKVLEDFERRLIEKALQHADGVQTRAAKVLGTTRRILRYRIEKLRIASGDESA